In the Setaria italica strain Yugu1 chromosome VI, Setaria_italica_v2.0, whole genome shotgun sequence genome, one interval contains:
- the LOC101753154 gene encoding lysine histidine transporter 1 — MGTQAPESYSPAKDGKTAQEKAIEDWLPINGSRNAKWWYSAFHNVTAMVGAGVLGLPYAMSELGWGPGIAVMILSWIITLYTLWQMVEMHEMVPGKRFDRYHELGQHVFGEKLGLWIVVPQQLVVEVSLNIIYMVTGGQSLKKFHDVICDGKCKDIKLSYFIMIFASVHFVLSQLPNFNSISAVSLAAAIMSISYSTIAWGASLDKGREANVDYGLRATTTPGKVFGILGGLGDVAFAYSGHNVVLEIQATIPSTPEKPSKHAMWKGALVAYIIVAMCYFPVTFVGYWAFGNSVDDNILITLNKPKWLIAAANMFVVVHVIGSYQVYAMPVFDMMESVLVKKLRFAPSLRLRLVSRTFYVAFTMFIGISFPFFGGLLSFFGGLAFAPTTYFLPCIMWLAVYKPKRFGLSWFTNWICIVIGVLLLVLSPIGGLRQIILTAKTYKFYQ, encoded by the exons ATGGGGACCCAAGCACCAGAGAGCTATTCTCCTGCGAAG GATGGCAAGACTGCACAGGAGAAGGCGATCGAGGACTGGCTTCCTATCAACGGGTCCAGGAACGCCAAGTGGTGGTACTCCGCCTTCCACAATGTCACCGCCatggtcggcgccggcgtcctcggCCTCCCCTACGCCATGTCCGAGCTCGGCTG GGGCCCTGGCATCGCTGTGATGATCTTGTCATGGATCATCACGCTGTACACGCTGTGGCAGATGGTGGAGATGCACGAGATGGTGCCAGGGAAGCGGTTCGACCGGTACCACGAGCTCGGGCAGCACGTCTTCGGCGAGAAGCTGGGCCTCTGGATCGTCGTGCCGCAgcagctggtggtggaggtgagcctcaacatcatctacATGGTCACCGGCGGCCAGTCCCTCAAGAAGTTCCACGACGTCATCTGCGACGGCAAGTGCAAGGACATCAAGCTCTCCTACTTCATCATGATCTTTGCCTCCGTCCACTTCGTCCTCTCCCAGCTCCCCAACTTCAACTCCATCTCCGCCGTCTCCCTCGCTGCTGCCATCATGTCAATCAG TTACTCGACTATTGCGTGGGGAGCATCCTTGGACAAGGGGAGGGAGGCGAACGTGGACTATGGCCTGCGCGCGACTACGACACCAGGGAAGGTGTTCGGCATCCTAGGCGGTCTAGGTGATGTGGCATTTGCATATTCAGGGCACAACGTGGTGCTGGAGATTCAGGCTACCATCCCTTCGACACCGGAGAAGCCATCTAAGCATGCCATGTGGAAGGGCGCGCTCGTTGCCTACATAATTGTAGCAATGTGCTACTTCCCTGTCACATTCGTTGGGTACTGGGCCTTCGGCAACAGTGTCGACGACAACATCCTCATCACACTTAACAAGCCTAAGTGGCTCATTGCCGCCGCTAACATGTTTGTTGTTGTCCATGTCATTGGCAGTTACCAG GTTTACGCAATGCCGGTATTCGACATGATGGAGTCAGTGCTGGTGAAAAAGCTGCGGTTCGCTCCAAGCCTAAGACTTCGTCTTGTTTCACGCACTTTCTATGTTG CGTTCACAATGTTCATTGGTATCAGCTTCCCCTTCTTTGGTGGATTGCTCAGTTTCTTTGGTGGATTAGCCTTCGCACCGACAACTTATTTT CTTCCCTGCATCATGTGGCTCGCAGTCTACAAGCCCAAAAGATTCGGCCTCTCATGGTTCACCAACTGG ATCTGCATTGTCATCggagtgctgctgctggtgttgTCGCCGATTGGAGGGCTCCGGCAGATCATTTTGACAGCCAAGACATACAAATTCTACCAGTAA
- the LOC101753560 gene encoding uncharacterized protein LOC101753560 — translation MSSGRVKWNEDNLYEIESNKPVRQKITEPKTPYHPMIDDDGSLSPTRAFDKCLDETVQAEAILMALNGVASSSNSSSKDDGWASSDDETDAVEQEDDPEADTSRLSFKEHRRAHYDEYRKVKELMRTGSLVEDEADENSRVDNSSEGKSVGKGAAVEDRKPSEEI, via the exons ATGAG CTCTGGCCGTGTGAAGTGGAATGAGGACAATTTGTATGAGATTGAGTCAAACAAACCAGTGAGGCAGAAGATAACAGAGCCAAAGACGCCTTATCACCCTATGATAGATGATGACG GGTCCCTATCGCCAACACGTGCTTTTGACAAATGTCTCGATGAGACTGTCCAGGCTGAAGCTATATTGATGGCCTTAAATGGTGTGGCTTCTTCAAGCAATAGCAGTTCAAAGGATGATGGTTGGGCATCCTCAGATGATGAGACAGATGCTGTGGAACAAGAGGATG ACCCAGAAGCTGACACATCAAGATTGAGTTTCAAGGAGCATCGCCGTGCACACTACGATGAGTACCGCAAAGTTAAGGAACTGATGCGCACTGGGTCCCTTGTTGAGGATGAGGCCGATGAGAATAGCAGGGTTGATAACAGCAGCGAAGGCAAGAGTGTGGGAAAAGGTGCAGCAGTCGAGGACAGGAAACCTTCGGAGGAAATATGA